In the Alphaproteobacteria bacterium genome, one interval contains:
- a CDS encoding penicillin-binding protein 2, whose amino-acid sequence MKYLIKRPFVRLSKHLNLWHEALHHRGLLDMARQRMLVASGLMSLAFLLICVRLVDVMVFRDKKTFDEAPITHENTLPRADIVDRNGEILATHLVTASLYANPKVIINAKEAAQKLAKVLPNVTVETLFQRLTSNKGFVWLSRHVPPKLQDQINHLGIPGVYLQKDHKRVYPYGALASHVLGMCGVDSNGLSGTEKFFDVKLRKNKEPLKISLDIRVQHIVHDELTNAMAEFNAIGGHAMVMDAKTGEMLAMVSLPGIDPNMPNQDTANNKAASKDTYNRNTLGVYEPGSTFKILNIAIALEAGSATTNSRYDARHAVQIGRFKVNDFKGKGRELSLTEAFVYSSNIAAIKIAQEFGTKTQKSYMKKFGILTPTTIEVPEIGQPLIPANWTDVTAMTVSYGYGVSVTPLQLLSTVNNIVGNGIPCQPTFVYKNASDRQAVIAANQQKERIVSEKTSKTIRNLMRLVVGEGTAKKADIEGYSVFGKTGTAYQAKGKSYKDKSRWTTFIGGFPLDEPQYVLLITLDDPKPTKTTHGYATAGWNAAPTAGKIIARMGPILGVQPDYEEVINPLASNMAQWVNTSHKLTN is encoded by the coding sequence ATGAAATATCTTATCAAACGTCCGTTTGTTCGACTGTCGAAACATCTTAACCTGTGGCATGAGGCATTGCACCATCGGGGTCTGCTTGATATGGCGCGCCAGCGGATGCTTGTTGCCAGTGGCTTGATGTCGTTGGCCTTTTTATTAATATGCGTTCGGCTTGTCGATGTGATGGTTTTTCGCGATAAAAAGACCTTTGATGAGGCGCCAATCACGCATGAAAATACGTTGCCCCGCGCTGACATTGTTGATCGAAATGGTGAAATTCTGGCAACACATTTGGTGACGGCATCGCTGTATGCGAATCCAAAGGTTATCATTAATGCCAAAGAAGCCGCCCAAAAACTGGCCAAGGTTCTGCCCAATGTGACGGTCGAAACGTTGTTTCAACGGCTGACATCAAACAAGGGGTTCGTGTGGCTTTCCCGTCATGTTCCCCCAAAGCTCCAGGACCAAATCAACCATCTGGGCATCCCGGGTGTTTATTTACAAAAAGATCATAAGCGTGTTTATCCCTATGGGGCGTTGGCGTCCCATGTTTTGGGAATGTGCGGGGTGGACAGCAATGGTCTTTCTGGCACAGAAAAATTCTTTGATGTTAAGCTCCGCAAAAACAAAGAACCGCTCAAAATATCCCTGGATATTCGTGTTCAGCATATTGTTCACGATGAACTGACCAATGCGATGGCCGAATTCAATGCTATCGGTGGACATGCCATGGTTATGGATGCCAAAACGGGGGAAATGTTGGCGATGGTGTCATTGCCCGGCATTGATCCGAACATGCCCAATCAAGATACGGCGAATAATAAAGCGGCATCAAAAGATACATACAATCGAAATACCCTTGGTGTATACGAACCGGGCTCCACCTTTAAAATCCTGAATATTGCGATCGCGTTAGAGGCCGGAAGCGCCACAACCAACAGTCGGTATGATGCCCGTCATGCGGTTCAAATTGGTCGTTTTAAGGTCAATGATTTCAAGGGGAAAGGCCGTGAATTGTCCCTAACAGAAGCATTTGTGTATTCATCCAATATCGCGGCCATTAAAATTGCCCAGGAATTTGGAACAAAAACCCAAAAATCCTATATGAAAAAGTTTGGTATTCTAACCCCCACAACCATAGAGGTTCCAGAGATCGGTCAGCCCCTGATTCCGGCAAACTGGACCGATGTCACCGCAATGACAGTATCTTATGGGTATGGCGTGTCTGTGACCCCGCTTCAGCTTTTGTCCACGGTTAATAATATTGTGGGAAATGGAATTCCGTGTCAGCCAACCTTTGTGTATAAAAATGCATCAGATCGCCAGGCAGTGATTGCGGCCAACCAACAAAAAGAACGAATCGTGTCAGAAAAAACATCGAAAACCATCCGCAATTTGATGCGACTTGTCGTTGGCGAAGGAACAGCCAAAAAAGCAGACATCGAAGGGTATTCCGTTTTTGGCAAAACAGGAACCGCCTATCAGGCCAAGGGGAAAAGCTACAAAGATAAATCTCGCTGGACCACGTTTATTGGCGGATTCCCATTGGATGAACCCCAGTATGTTCTTTTGATCACGCTTGATGATCCAAAACCCACCAAAACAACACATGGTTACGCAACGGCCGGGTGGAATGCGGCACCAACTGCCGGTAAAATTATTGCCAGAATGGGCCCCATCTTGGGGGTTCAACCTGATTACGAGGAGGTCATAAATCCTCTGGCATCCAACATGGCACAATGGGTTAACACAAGTCATAAATTGACAAACTAG
- a CDS encoding Rpn family recombination-promoting nuclease/putative transposase — MFARYLNPKNDIAFKRIFGTEKNKDILIAFLNDMIDFRGGGPVTNVTFLKTIQEPEIAIQKTSIVDILCEDPQGNKWIVEMQVAWDESFKKRAQYYAAKAYIAQMAIKAEYHNLKEVIFLAITDFIMFPHKKAYKSDHVILDRNSHEHDLRDFSFTFLELPKLKNKTFDESMTMIEKWAYFFNNADTAPKNETAKIIADYAILQRAYHELNSFDWSEDELQAYERAEKIEADYWNIMNQRFRQGMAKGIEEGIEKGIEKGREEGREEGREEGEKRAQQAMAQKMFDSGLEKTVISQITGLSADRLNRILDGNT, encoded by the coding sequence ATGTTCGCAAGATACCTAAACCCCAAAAACGATATTGCTTTTAAGCGCATCTTTGGCACAGAAAAGAACAAGGATATCTTGATCGCCTTTCTGAATGACATGATTGATTTCAGGGGTGGCGGACCTGTGACCAATGTCACTTTCCTAAAAACGATCCAGGAACCAGAGATCGCCATCCAAAAAACAAGCATTGTTGATATTCTGTGCGAGGATCCACAAGGCAACAAATGGATCGTTGAAATGCAGGTAGCCTGGGACGAGAGCTTTAAAAAGCGCGCCCAATATTATGCAGCAAAGGCATACATCGCCCAAATGGCAATCAAAGCTGAATATCACAATCTAAAAGAGGTGATTTTTTTGGCCATCACCGATTTTATTATGTTTCCCCACAAGAAGGCATATAAGTCTGACCATGTTATTTTGGACCGCAATAGTCACGAACATGATCTGAGGGATTTTTCTTTTACGTTTCTAGAATTGCCAAAGCTAAAAAATAAAACCTTTGATGAATCAATGACAATGATCGAAAAATGGGCCTATTTCTTTAACAATGCAGACACAGCACCAAAGAATGAGACAGCCAAGATTATTGCCGATTATGCAATCTTGCAGCGCGCATATCATGAATTGAACAGCTTTGACTGGAGCGAGGATGAATTGCAGGCCTATGAACGGGCTGAAAAAATAGAAGCCGACTATTGGAACATTATGAATCAAAGATTCAGACAGGGCATGGCAAAGGGAATAGAGGAAGGTATTGAGAAGGGTATTGAGAAGGGTCGAGAGGAAGGTCGAGAGGAAGGTCGAGAGGAAGGCGAAAAGCGCGCTCAACAAGCCATGGCCCAAAAGATGTTCGATTCTGGCCTAGAGAAAACTGTCATCTCGCAAATAACGGGATTGTCAGCAGATCGACTTAACAGGATTCTTGATGGAAACACATAA
- a CDS encoding UDP-N-acetylmuramoyl-L-alanyl-D-glutamate--2,6-diaminopimelate ligase: METHKQTITCDSRLVSPSDLFVVIPCARNLSNAQDAIKAGATTIVAVPSLCDSLAASNPTIRFIKTDNPRLALSLLAGAFYKKQPRILVAVTGTNGKSSVVNMLRQFWEGAGFSAASLGTLGLASKNLDISLPSLTTLDPLTLHKTLAELYTRDIQHLALEASSHGLDQYRLHGVTLSAAAFTNLSHDHLDYHGTLDAYFAAKAKLFTEILPDGSPVVLNQDSPFYEKLSTLCLGRNHRVISYSLTRSAFLQATNIATTEHSISFDLSIDGIFYPTQAIPLVGLFQLENVLCAMGLAIATGLPVSAILKTLSTLLTVPGRLEYVGSKNNAPVYVDYAHTPDALENVLKSLRRHTLGKLWVVFGCGGNRDASKRPKMGAIAAALADMVIVTNDNPRHENADDIRDQILKSCPLAKNIENRSDAIHYAITNLAIGDVLLIAGKGHEQGQIIGDIIHPFDDRVEALKYLCA, from the coding sequence ATGGAAACACATAAACAAACCATCACGTGTGATTCCCGTCTTGTGTCGCCGTCCGATTTGTTTGTGGTGATTCCATGTGCGCGGAACCTTTCTAATGCACAGGATGCAATCAAGGCAGGGGCAACCACAATCGTGGCGGTGCCTTCCCTGTGCGATTCTTTGGCCGCATCAAATCCCACAATCCGATTCATCAAAACAGATAATCCACGTTTAGCTTTATCACTGTTGGCTGGTGCTTTTTATAAAAAGCAACCCCGCATCCTTGTTGCTGTAACGGGGACGAATGGAAAAAGTTCCGTTGTGAACATGCTTCGTCAGTTTTGGGAGGGGGCTGGATTCAGTGCGGCAAGCCTTGGGACCTTGGGTCTTGCGTCAAAAAATTTGGATATATCGTTGCCATCCCTGACAACACTAGACCCGCTTACTCTACATAAAACCCTGGCCGAATTATATACTAGGGATATTCAGCATCTGGCGCTGGAGGCATCAAGCCACGGCCTGGATCAATACCGCCTGCATGGTGTTACGCTGTCGGCCGCTGCCTTTACGAACCTAAGTCACGATCATCTGGATTATCATGGGACGTTGGATGCGTATTTCGCCGCAAAAGCCAAGCTGTTTACCGAGATTCTGCCCGATGGAAGCCCCGTTGTTTTGAACCAAGATTCCCCATTTTATGAAAAGCTATCGACACTTTGTTTGGGGAGGAACCACAGGGTTATTTCGTATAGCTTGACCAGATCTGCGTTTTTACAGGCGACAAACATTGCAACCACCGAACACTCCATTTCATTTGATTTGTCGATCGATGGAATATTTTATCCGACACAAGCCATTCCCCTGGTTGGTCTTTTTCAATTGGAAAATGTTTTGTGTGCGATGGGGTTGGCCATTGCAACGGGGCTGCCAGTTTCCGCAATCCTTAAAACCCTGTCGACCCTTTTAACTGTCCCCGGGCGTTTAGAATATGTGGGCAGCAAAAATAACGCCCCCGTTTATGTGGATTATGCCCACACGCCCGATGCCCTGGAAAATGTCCTGAAAAGCCTACGCCGTCATACCCTTGGTAAATTATGGGTAGTCTTTGGCTGCGGGGGCAATCGGGATGCATCCAAACGCCCCAAAATGGGTGCCATTGCCGCCGCCCTTGCTGATATGGTTATTGTCACAAATGATAATCCACGACATGAAAATGCTGACGACATTCGGGATCAGATCCTGAAATCTTGTCCCCTGGCAAAAAATATTGAAAACAGAAGCGATGCGATACACTATGCGATTACAAATCTTGCGATAGGCGATGTATTGTTAATTGCCGGCAAGGGACACGAGCAGGGGCAAATTATTGGCGATATAATTCACCCCTTTGATGATCGGGTAGAGGCGCTGAAATATTTGTGTGCATAA
- a CDS encoding DUF5765 domain-containing protein, with protein MCWSGEASTVLATIGLSSCAYAAYKKEPAAIWVCLGYFSLMEALQAYTYSVIDQCSLPSNQIATLLGYLHIAFQPFFINSISMYFVPDAVRKKIQGPVFCLCFAAAIIMILQVYPFDWAGTCAPSRVLCGKSLCSFHGNWHIAWDVPVNGIWNQVLDIPILKHILHHGYPYMLVAFFLPVIYGSWRMTLYHLIAGPTLAHLLTNNKNEQPAVWCLLSIGFLLILVETPLRRILHVKKWPFYPKQA; from the coding sequence ATGTGCTGGAGCGGAGAAGCATCAACAGTATTAGCAACCATAGGGCTTAGCTCGTGTGCCTATGCGGCGTACAAAAAAGAACCAGCCGCGATATGGGTTTGTTTGGGATATTTTTCATTGATGGAGGCGCTGCAGGCGTATACATATTCAGTCATCGATCAATGTTCGTTGCCATCGAATCAAATCGCCACGCTTTTGGGGTATTTACATATCGCCTTTCAGCCATTCTTTATTAATAGTATTTCAATGTATTTCGTTCCGGATGCGGTTCGAAAGAAAATCCAAGGACCTGTCTTTTGCCTTTGTTTTGCAGCAGCCATCATTATGATTCTGCAGGTCTATCCATTCGATTGGGCCGGGACGTGCGCCCCATCAAGGGTTTTATGTGGAAAAAGTTTATGTTCCTTTCATGGAAATTGGCACATTGCGTGGGATGTTCCGGTTAATGGTATCTGGAATCAGGTGCTCGATATTCCTATTCTTAAACATATCCTTCATCATGGCTATCCATATATGCTTGTTGCTTTTTTCTTGCCTGTTATTTATGGATCATGGCGCATGACATTGTATCATCTGATTGCTGGGCCGACCCTTGCGCATTTGTTGACAAACAACAAGAATGAACAGCCTGCCGTTTGGTGTTTGTTATCCATTGGTTTTCTACTCATTCTTGTGGAAACACCACTTCGCAGAATCCTACATGTCAAAAAGTGGCCATTCTATCCAAAGCAGGCATAA
- the rodA gene encoding rod shape-determining protein RodA, with translation MKFRRLCALNPWILLLISTIVGVGILMLYSAADGSMHPWGIRQLGRFGIGFFVMIIVSVTDIRGWYASAYLLYFIALALLVAVEVLGFVGMGAQRWIDLYVFNLQPSELMRVCLILALARYFHDCTLQDVARVQTLLLPAALIIVPTLFVLRQPDLGTAFMLVLSGAALFFVAGVKIWKFIVVGVGGIAAVPILWPFLHTYQQKRILIFLDPASDPTNTGYHLTQSKIALGSGGLWGKGFLCGTQSHLNFLPEKQTDFIFTMFCEEFGMIGAIVLLCLYATLIVYNFNVAQASRTQFGKLIAIGLATTFFLYVFINTAMVMGLLPVVGIPLPLISYGGTAMITLLFSQGLIFSVKLHNDIRVGG, from the coding sequence ATGAAATTCCGTCGCCTTTGTGCCCTCAACCCCTGGATTTTACTGCTGATTAGCACGATTGTCGGCGTTGGAATATTGATGCTCTATTCGGCGGCAGATGGCAGCATGCACCCCTGGGGCATTCGGCAATTGGGGCGCTTTGGTATTGGTTTTTTCGTTATGATCATTGTTTCTGTGACGGACATTCGCGGATGGTATGCTAGTGCCTATTTACTATATTTTATAGCGCTGGCTCTGTTGGTGGCGGTGGAGGTTTTGGGTTTCGTTGGCATGGGGGCGCAGCGTTGGATTGATTTGTATGTGTTTAATCTACAGCCGTCGGAATTAATGCGGGTTTGTTTGATCCTGGCGTTGGCGCGTTATTTTCATGATTGCACCTTGCAGGATGTTGCCCGTGTCCAAACCCTATTATTGCCGGCAGCGCTAATTATTGTGCCAACCCTATTTGTTTTACGACAGCCGGATTTGGGGACAGCCTTTATGTTGGTGCTAAGCGGGGCGGCCCTGTTTTTTGTGGCGGGCGTTAAAATCTGGAAATTTATTGTCGTTGGTGTTGGTGGCATCGCGGCCGTTCCAATCTTGTGGCCATTTCTCCATACGTATCAACAAAAAAGAATTCTGATTTTCCTTGATCCGGCAAGTGATCCAACAAATACGGGATATCATCTGACTCAATCAAAAATCGCCCTGGGATCGGGTGGATTATGGGGCAAGGGGTTTTTATGCGGCACCCAAAGCCATTTGAATTTCCTGCCCGAAAAGCAAACCGATTTTATATTCACCATGTTTTGCGAGGAATTCGGCATGATCGGGGCCATTGTCTTGCTGTGCCTTTATGCGACGTTGATTGTTTATAATTTCAATGTTGCCCAGGCTTCCCGAACACAGTTTGGAAAGTTGATTGCTATCGGCCTTGCGACGACGTTTTTTCTGTATGTTTTTATCAACACAGCCATGGTTATGGGGTTGTTGCCTGTTGTTGGGATCCCCCTTCCGCTGATTTCTTATGGCGGGACAGCCATGATCACGCTGTTGTTCAGCCAGGGCCTTATTTTTTCGGTGAAATTGCACAATGACATTCGTGTTGGGGGCTAG
- the mrdA gene encoding penicillin-binding protein 2, producing MSKQDQTLSFTRRAMMLLSMQGVLTLGLVGRLYYLQIAQGKNFKILSDKNRIQTIYTPPRRGFIYDRSGIILANNRITYRSVLDPDEKENSREILEKLRGILQYDDATIAALWEQIKKSKRRLPISLKDNLSWDELAQLELHAPDLLGVTVEKDQSRFYPYPLETCHVIGYVAAASEREVDTDPTIGITGNRIGKNGLEKTYDTHLRGKHGLKQVEVNATRRVVRDISSIPSISGDDITLTIDFPLQQAVHDILQREISGTGIVLDVHTGAVLAAVSHPGFDCNLMTTQISKGDWQKIVQQQGKPLNNKIISGQYSPGSTFKMMVALAGLTAGVIDEDTQFFCPGHYDAHGHRFHCWNWKQGGHGTMDLQHALAASCDVYFYSLASLLGVDKIAAVAQAFGFGDCTGIELNGEKKGLVPTKNWKRIVKQQAWSPGETINVSIGQGYVLSTPLQLVKMMAQLVNGLHPVTPHLLKDRKNPILPRLPYDPEHIKIILDGMEQTVNSPWGTAYASRIATPGQEMGGKTGSTQVSRISQQQRQAGTVNDRPYHLKEHSLFVGYAPIQLPRFAVSVLVEHGGGGAKVAAPLAKEIMIAAQRLVPVGV from the coding sequence GTGAGTAAGCAAGATCAAACTTTATCGTTTACACGACGCGCAATGATGCTGCTTTCGATGCAGGGCGTGCTGACTTTGGGTTTGGTGGGTCGTTTGTATTATTTGCAAATTGCACAGGGGAAAAATTTCAAAATATTGTCCGACAAAAATCGGATCCAGACAATTTATACACCGCCCCGTCGTGGTTTTATTTATGATCGTTCTGGTATTATATTGGCCAACAATCGCATTACATATCGCAGTGTTTTGGATCCGGATGAAAAAGAAAACAGCAGGGAAATTCTTGAAAAGCTCAGGGGAATTCTGCAGTACGACGATGCGACGATTGCTGCCTTGTGGGAACAAATTAAAAAATCTAAACGGCGTTTGCCCATTTCCCTTAAGGATAACTTGTCGTGGGATGAGCTGGCTCAACTAGAACTTCACGCACCAGACCTTTTGGGTGTCACAGTTGAAAAGGATCAATCGCGTTTTTATCCCTATCCCCTTGAAACATGCCATGTCATAGGATACGTTGCGGCCGCATCGGAACGCGAGGTGGACACTGATCCAACAATCGGCATTACGGGGAATCGCATTGGGAAAAATGGGTTGGAAAAAACGTACGACACACACCTTCGGGGAAAGCATGGCCTGAAACAGGTGGAGGTTAACGCAACCCGGCGGGTGGTTCGCGACATCAGTTCCATTCCCAGTATTAGCGGGGACGACATCACCCTGACGATTGATTTTCCCCTGCAACAAGCTGTTCATGATATTTTGCAACGCGAAATCAGCGGAACCGGCATTGTCCTTGATGTCCATACGGGGGCCGTTTTGGCGGCCGTGTCCCATCCAGGGTTTGATTGTAATTTGATGACAACGCAAATTTCAAAGGGTGATTGGCAAAAAATTGTCCAACAACAGGGAAAGCCCCTTAATAATAAAATAATTTCGGGTCAATATTCGCCCGGGTCAACCTTTAAAATGATGGTGGCGCTGGCTGGATTGACCGCTGGCGTTATTGATGAGGATACTCAATTTTTTTGCCCAGGGCATTATGATGCGCATGGCCATCGATTTCATTGCTGGAATTGGAAACAAGGGGGGCATGGAACGATGGATTTGCAGCACGCATTGGCGGCATCTTGTGATGTTTATTTTTATTCCTTGGCCAGTCTTTTAGGGGTTGATAAAATTGCTGCCGTGGCCCAGGCGTTTGGATTTGGTGACTGCACAGGCATAGAATTAAATGGCGAAAAAAAAGGGCTTGTTCCCACAAAAAACTGGAAACGAATCGTTAAACAACAGGCCTGGTCACCGGGTGAGACGATCAATGTATCGATTGGCCAGGGATATGTTTTATCAACCCCTCTGCAGCTTGTTAAAATGATGGCGCAACTTGTCAATGGATTGCATCCGGTCACGCCGCATTTGCTAAAGGATCGCAAGAATCCGATCTTGCCCCGTTTACCCTATGATCCAGAACACATAAAAATCATTTTGGATGGCATGGAACAAACTGTGAACAGCCCCTGGGGAACGGCCTATGCGTCGCGTATTGCGACGCCCGGACAGGAAATGGGCGGAAAAACGGGCAGTACGCAGGTCAGCCGCATATCCCAACAGCAGCGCCAGGCGGGGACTGTGAACGATCGCCCCTATCATCTAAAGGAGCATTCTTTGTTTGTTGGGTATGCCCCCATTCAGTTACCCCGATTTGCTGTATCGGTTCTGGTCGAACACGGCGGTGGCGGCGCAAAGGTGGCGGCTCCACTAGCCAAGGAAATTATGATTGCTGCCCAACGCCTTGTACCTGTGGGTGTGTGA
- a CDS encoding tetratricopeptide repeat protein, with protein MRERIRIEAASGNAESQNKYAWMLFAGQGGDTDYKEACRYFKMAADNGQVQAQFALAGILYAQDLDATNRAEARKYYKKAAYSGRVEAQAIYAMMCLNGEGGPINMGEARKYLRMAADNGRIDAQTDYALMLLQGKGGKIDLKEAYKYFRIAALKGQSIAQFNYAMMLQSGDGGDVIDLKGARKYFKLAIDNPLILNNERTFSRLQYALLLLDGKGGDVDLPEARKHLGDAAESGFNPARHLYAETLRSGKGGEIDLPGALNHLRLAAEEGFLPSQSLYARMLYSGEGCRPNQEKAIEYLKSASSAGHSEAQINYASIIINRDSSDADFQQARRYLKSAIKNNFIIAHYLYALMLYDGKGGGKNPEEARKYFKLAADKDHVEAKHWYATMVRDGEGGSQNKEEAREYLKLAADKENMKAQREYAKMLYHGEGGAKDLKNAYKYFKWAADKGDSEAQIGLARMMYYGEYGSINLEGARKYSKLSADQGNASAQNGYAMMLCDGEGGPKNQAEARAYFQKAADNNHVQAQFNYATVMRDGIGGAIDLGNAIKYFKMAADQGDLDAKNDYDALVAKSKPNLY; from the coding sequence ATGCGCGAACGCATCAGGATAGAAGCTGCGTCGGGGAATGCGGAGTCTCAGAATAAATATGCGTGGATGCTTTTTGCGGGGCAGGGTGGTGATACAGACTATAAAGAGGCTTGTCGTTATTTCAAAATGGCAGCTGATAATGGGCAGGTGCAGGCACAATTCGCCCTTGCTGGTATTTTATATGCGCAGGATCTTGATGCGACAAACAGGGCAGAAGCACGAAAATATTATAAAAAGGCCGCATACAGCGGAAGGGTGGAGGCACAAGCCATTTATGCCATGATGTGTTTGAATGGGGAAGGGGGGCCCATAAACATGGGGGAGGCGCGTAAATATCTTAGGATGGCTGCGGATAATGGACGCATAGATGCGCAGACTGATTACGCCTTAATGCTACTTCAGGGGAAAGGTGGAAAAATAGATCTGAAAGAGGCCTATAAATATTTTAGAATTGCCGCCCTCAAGGGGCAGTCAATCGCACAATTCAATTATGCCATGATGCTTCAGAGCGGGGATGGTGGGGATGTCATTGATCTGAAGGGGGCTCGTAAATACTTTAAATTGGCCATCGACAATCCGTTGATCCTGAATAATGAACGGACATTTTCCAGGCTTCAGTATGCCTTATTGCTTCTTGATGGAAAGGGAGGAGATGTGGATCTGCCAGAGGCGCGCAAACATTTAGGGGATGCCGCAGAAAGCGGATTTAATCCAGCGCGACATTTGTATGCCGAGACACTTCGTAGTGGAAAGGGTGGAGAAATAGACCTGCCAGGGGCGCTCAATCATCTGAGGCTTGCCGCAGAGGAAGGATTTTTGCCATCACAAAGTCTATATGCAAGGATGCTTTATAGCGGGGAGGGTTGTCGGCCAAATCAAGAAAAAGCCATTGAATATCTTAAATCGGCTTCTTCTGCAGGGCACTCAGAGGCGCAAATTAATTATGCGTCAATAATTATAAACAGAGACAGTAGTGATGCCGATTTTCAGCAAGCGAGGAGATATTTAAAATCTGCCATAAAGAATAATTTTATTATTGCACATTATTTGTATGCATTGATGCTTTATGATGGAAAGGGTGGAGGTAAAAATCCAGAAGAAGCCCGGAAATATTTTAAGCTTGCTGCGGATAAGGACCATGTGGAGGCGAAGCATTGGTATGCCACGATGGTGCGTGATGGGGAGGGGGGCTCTCAAAACAAAGAAGAAGCCCGGGAATACCTTAAGCTTGCCGCAGATAAAGAAAACATGAAGGCGCAACGTGAGTATGCTAAGATGCTTTATCATGGCGAAGGTGGGGCTAAAGATCTAAAAAATGCCTATAAATACTTTAAATGGGCGGCTGACAAAGGGGATTCGGAGGCGCAGATTGGTCTTGCCAGAATGATGTATTATGGTGAATATGGATCGATTAACTTAGAGGGTGCTCGAAAATACAGCAAATTATCTGCGGATCAGGGAAATGCATCGGCGCAGAATGGTTATGCTATGATGCTTTGTGACGGAGAGGGTGGTCCTAAAAACCAAGCGGAAGCCCGTGCCTATTTTCAAAAGGCGGCTGATAACAATCATGTTCAGGCACAATTTAATTATGCCACGGTGATGCGTGATGGAATCGGTGGGGCTATAGATCTTGGGAACGCCATCAAATATTTTAAAATGGCCGCTGATCAGGGGGATTTGGATGCAAAAAATGATTATGATGCTCTTGTTGCGAAGAGCAAACCAAACCTCTATTAA
- the mreD gene encoding rod shape-determining protein MreD, producing MIYAQRLKCGIQKFLFFCLSCFFVLVDAIPVFGRLNIPLNAYLLLMYIGTLYHPLMTPTWSLFLVGLIQDAIYGYPIGTSSFGLLLLHGILLTLKNTPLNGTIISGWCGVAVFYLVASVVHWMVLSCVFWQDISLHPLLWGILFPVSLYPFAVKLLNKLSPAN from the coding sequence ATGATTTACGCACAACGATTGAAATGCGGTATTCAGAAATTTCTGTTTTTTTGTTTATCGTGCTTTTTTGTTCTTGTGGATGCAATTCCGGTATTTGGGCGGCTTAACATCCCACTGAATGCCTATCTGCTTTTGATGTACATTGGCACCCTTTATCATCCCCTAATGACTCCGACTTGGTCCCTATTTCTTGTTGGATTGATTCAGGATGCTATTTACGGTTATCCAATAGGAACATCAAGCTTCGGGTTGCTTTTATTGCACGGTATTCTTTTGACTTTAAAAAATACCCCTCTCAATGGGACGATTATATCGGGTTGGTGTGGGGTGGCTGTATTTTATCTTGTGGCATCGGTGGTGCATTGGATGGTCTTGTCTTGTGTGTTCTGGCAAGATATCAGCCTGCACCCATTGTTATGGGGCATTCTTTTCCCTGTGAGTCTATATCCATTCGCAGTCAAACTGTTGAATAAATTATCACCAGCCAATTAA